Proteins found in one Methylobacter sp. S3L5C genomic segment:
- a CDS encoding UPF0149 family protein: MIDKKLLHKLAIELDKCVPENEHLTPDGLSGFFYALAITPAIIDPADWMAELFFGERPQLNGKQSKDLKKAVTAVVKASNKALLKNELSFPYDFSALDDSGFDQLWHWSSGFLQGLYLRLAFWKSGIIANETQQALDVVANSVDIIFALVEGNVSVLKNLDQLKAQLQLAGKEPTDELIMASLLQALPEAYECIRLFADRMSIRLLARQKTPKVMAKT, translated from the coding sequence ATGATCGATAAAAAATTACTTCATAAACTGGCTATCGAGCTGGATAAATGCGTACCAGAAAATGAACATCTAACACCTGACGGACTTAGTGGTTTTTTTTATGCCTTGGCAATCACACCGGCCATTATTGATCCCGCTGACTGGATGGCCGAGCTGTTTTTTGGTGAACGCCCTCAGCTTAACGGTAAGCAATCAAAAGACTTAAAAAAAGCCGTTACCGCAGTGGTTAAAGCCAGCAATAAAGCGCTATTAAAAAATGAACTCAGCTTCCCTTATGATTTTAGTGCGCTTGATGATAGCGGGTTTGATCAATTGTGGCATTGGAGTTCTGGATTCTTGCAAGGCTTGTATTTACGACTGGCTTTTTGGAAAAGCGGAATTATCGCCAACGAAACACAACAAGCTTTGGATGTCGTTGCAAATAGTGTCGATATTATTTTTGCTTTGGTTGAGGGCAACGTATCCGTTCTTAAAAATCTCGACCAGTTAAAAGCACAGTTGCAATTAGCGGGCAAAGAGCCGACAGATGAATTAATTATGGCCTCTTTACTGCAAGCTTTACCAGAAGCTTATGAGTGTATTCGATTATTTGCCGACCGGATGTCCATACGATTGCTGGCAAGACAAAAAACGCCCAAAGTTATGGCTAAAACGTAG
- a CDS encoding helix-turn-helix transcriptional regulator: MKKIQQLTARKWSINASDLPLQLQKTNNCLHQSLPKEAGSGHSNIFQLDKDLSYIETLYTPAKDLAILSRVDFQEPRMIVTVGLKGRSGFSGGQGNKIIFNEGFTSITTVNSSIGERQYEANKPITQLRFSIGKKWLDRYFGENKFTHLFNKGNIQQVSYHPISHQGMCAAQQLLTCNVSREIKSIFMHGQAMSLLAAELTPLCQARPEDGGLINEKDQRMAKLARDILFDEFKNPPSVEMLSIRVGTNQFKLKKLFHHFFKNTPYGLLLEFRMNKAYQLLESTCCQVSVAADFVGYNHASNFSNAFIKHFGISPKTISKKN, from the coding sequence ATGAAAAAAATACAACAGCTAACGGCCCGAAAATGGAGCATCAATGCCAGTGATTTGCCGTTACAACTCCAAAAAACAAATAATTGTTTGCACCAGTCTTTACCAAAAGAGGCTGGATCCGGCCATTCCAATATATTCCAGCTTGATAAAGATTTGAGCTATATTGAAACACTCTATACACCCGCTAAAGACTTGGCTATTTTAAGCCGAGTAGATTTTCAGGAACCACGAATGATCGTTACTGTTGGCTTAAAGGGACGCTCGGGTTTTTCTGGGGGGCAAGGCAACAAGATTATTTTTAATGAAGGCTTTACCTCCATTACCACAGTCAATTCAAGCATCGGTGAACGACAATACGAAGCCAATAAACCGATAACCCAACTGCGTTTTTCCATCGGAAAAAAATGGTTGGATAGATATTTTGGCGAAAATAAATTTACGCATTTATTTAATAAAGGCAACATTCAACAAGTCAGCTATCACCCTATATCCCATCAAGGAATGTGTGCGGCACAACAGTTATTGACGTGTAACGTATCAAGAGAAATAAAATCGATATTTATGCATGGCCAAGCCATGTCGCTCTTGGCTGCGGAATTAACACCGCTATGCCAAGCACGACCTGAAGATGGTGGGCTAATTAATGAAAAAGACCAGAGAATGGCAAAGTTGGCTCGCGACATTCTGTTTGATGAATTTAAAAATCCGCCCTCTGTAGAAATGTTATCAATCCGCGTAGGAACCAATCAATTTAAATTAAAAAAACTGTTTCACCACTTTTTTAAGAATACACCTTATGGTTTGTTACTGGAATTCAGGATGAATAAAGCCTATCAGTTGCTTGAATCTACCTGCTGCCAAGTTAGTGTTGCCGCAGATTTTGTTGGTTACAACCATGCCAGTAATTTTAGTAATGCCTTCATAAAACACTTCGGTATTTCACCCAAAACTATTTCAAAAAAAAATTGA
- a CDS encoding cytochrome c — MDFPIFHIDFIGNRMLIAVDAILHVIINHALAVGALPIIVLLELIGIRSKDLRWDNLAYRLLKIIFIITTTVGALTGVGIWFSASLINPAAIGSLIRVFFWGWFTEWVVFVTEVSLIMAYFLRWHSASKSPEAKLKHLRLGIFLAAFSWITMAIIVAILGFMMDPGNWMTKRTLLSGLFNPMYFPQLGLRTTLAMVMGSMTMICLTYLFTRHDLAFRAMVLRTISTWSSAWLAGLIIASIWYYQVIPQHMLANIPVAFATQEYASWNGRLKLILIVGLLYVSRVLWLSVKNPGKVHGAKYLVSVLLLFAMLGQFERVREFIRKPFIIGQYMYANGIRVEDYPLLQRDGILQHATYASIREITADNQVSAGREVFEQACTRCHTVNGVNSIRGQLKNMYGEKPWQSEAIAAYVENMHGARYFMPPFPGNKAELDALSVYLSSLQKRAAAFNGAQTNGIPKPDKISASTFYGTLPNLANTHGDLQ, encoded by the coding sequence ATGGATTTTCCTATTTTTCATATCGATTTTATCGGTAATCGCATGCTGATCGCAGTCGATGCGATCTTACATGTCATCATCAATCATGCGCTTGCTGTTGGCGCTTTACCGATAATTGTCTTGCTGGAGCTTATTGGCATTCGCAGTAAAGACCTACGCTGGGACAATCTGGCCTATCGACTGTTAAAAATAATATTTATTATTACCACAACAGTCGGTGCGTTAACGGGTGTAGGTATCTGGTTTTCTGCATCCTTGATAAATCCAGCAGCCATTGGCAGCTTAATTCGGGTGTTTTTCTGGGGCTGGTTTACCGAATGGGTCGTGTTTGTGACTGAAGTCAGCCTAATCATGGCCTATTTTTTAAGATGGCACTCAGCCAGTAAATCACCAGAAGCTAAATTAAAGCACTTACGTTTAGGTATTTTTCTGGCCGCTTTCTCATGGATTACCATGGCTATTATCGTCGCCATTCTTGGTTTTATGATGGATCCCGGTAACTGGATGACTAAGCGCACACTGCTTTCCGGCTTATTTAACCCCATGTATTTTCCGCAGTTAGGACTCAGAACCACACTGGCTATGGTGATGGGCAGTATGACCATGATCTGTTTGACGTATTTATTTACCCGGCATGATCTTGCTTTTCGCGCCATGGTATTACGCACCATATCAACCTGGTCAAGTGCCTGGTTAGCAGGACTGATAATCGCCTCAATCTGGTACTATCAAGTAATACCTCAGCACATGTTGGCAAACATACCCGTCGCATTCGCCACGCAAGAATATGCCAGCTGGAATGGCCGATTAAAACTAATATTGATCGTTGGTTTACTTTATGTGAGTCGGGTTTTATGGTTATCAGTAAAGAACCCGGGCAAAGTACATGGTGCAAAATATCTGGTCTCGGTGCTGTTATTGTTTGCCATGCTGGGACAATTTGAACGGGTACGGGAATTTATTCGCAAACCCTTTATTATCGGTCAGTACATGTATGCCAACGGTATCCGTGTAGAAGATTATCCCTTGTTGCAACGTGACGGCATTCTACAACACGCCACCTATGCAAGTATCCGCGAAATCACTGCTGACAATCAGGTCAGTGCTGGTCGCGAAGTGTTTGAACAAGCCTGCACACGCTGCCATACCGTCAATGGCGTTAACAGCATACGCGGTCAACTAAAAAACATGTATGGCGAAAAACCATGGCAATCAGAGGCTATTGCGGCCTACGTTGAAAATATGCACGGTGCACGATATTTTATGCCGCCGTTTCCAGGCAATAAAGCTGAACTTGACGCTCTTTCCGTTTACCTTTCCTCACTACAAAAACGGGCAGCCGCCTTTAATGGTGCGCAAACTAACGGCATCCCCAAACCTGACAAAATTTCAGCCTCAACCTTTTACGGCACTTTACCCAATCTGGCTAATACCCACGGAGACCTTCAATAA
- a CDS encoding TonB-dependent receptor domain-containing protein — MKLLRSNRPVKLLRLTRPLLMSFLLFNSSSAVMATEQPDSATETAKATGKKVKPASDKSAALPVTLKTMEVTEKSDPQLAATTAEVALTPGGVSLINIDELRDRNVSSIADFFRYAPGVWAPSQSGNDEVFISSRGSNLDSNNYAGSGIKLLQDGLPVTAADGNNHNRMIDPLASSFATVARGANAFKYGASTLGGAVNFTSPTAHDSPEMRLSLSGGSFGQFLGRGTVSKVFNDSLDGLLTVEGKEWDGYRGHNKQDRFGLYSNFGWQISDDVVNRTFVSYIKNNQQLPGQLNRAQFTADPYQASTQAIDGNYQLNTETERVANKTTWTIDDKSSLDIGFSFENQQLYHPIVSKVMLPNVKGGQNDMFSMLVDTNQQDWGTSARYNRRMDNHELLVGLNFGTNSDKGGNYTNNGGQRGAMTNDITKKADNIEIFAQDHWHLTDKWTLTPALQGVFAHREVNNKRLSIPQDGQPNFIFAPTPNFYPQGGNPSNDYAGINPSLGLMYNVTQNSSLYGNVSRLFAPPTNYNISDNITAGSGSTNLKAMEGTSIEIGTRGLQKIGNLNNVNWDLALYYSWLNNEILSTTPPGGSPIATNFNNTIHAGVEGLIGGSFALDKNGTHTIKPVLSYTVNHFNFDGDATYGNNALPAAPDYFLKGEVMYNHANGYFIGPTFDVVGKRWGDYANTYAVDAYNLLGMRTGWSNSHYKVFVEGRNLLDTVYVANTNILNTATSADAMLNAGAPLAFYGGVEITY, encoded by the coding sequence ATGAAACTCTTACGCTCTAATCGGCCGGTTAAACTTTTAAGATTAACCCGTCCACTATTGATGTCCTTTTTATTATTTAATTCCAGTTCTGCTGTGATGGCAACAGAGCAGCCAGATAGTGCTACTGAAACGGCAAAGGCGACGGGTAAAAAAGTCAAGCCGGCATCTGATAAAAGTGCGGCACTGCCTGTTACACTTAAGACAATGGAAGTGACGGAAAAAAGCGATCCACAACTTGCGGCGACAACTGCTGAAGTGGCGCTTACACCCGGTGGCGTTAGCTTGATTAACATTGATGAGTTGCGTGATCGTAATGTCTCCAGTATTGCAGATTTTTTCCGTTATGCACCAGGTGTTTGGGCACCTAGTCAAAGTGGTAATGATGAAGTATTTATTTCCAGTCGTGGTTCAAATCTGGATTCTAACAACTATGCGGGCAGTGGTATCAAGCTTCTGCAAGATGGGTTGCCGGTTACTGCCGCTGATGGTAATAATCATAATCGCATGATCGATCCGCTGGCTTCGAGTTTTGCAACCGTTGCACGCGGAGCCAATGCTTTTAAATATGGCGCCAGCACTTTAGGTGGCGCGGTCAATTTTACCTCGCCTACGGCTCATGATAGTCCCGAAATGAGATTATCCCTTAGTGGCGGTAGTTTTGGTCAGTTTCTTGGGCGGGGTACGGTCAGTAAGGTTTTTAATGACAGTCTTGACGGTTTGTTGACTGTCGAAGGCAAAGAATGGGATGGTTATCGTGGCCATAACAAGCAGGATCGCTTTGGTCTTTATAGTAATTTTGGCTGGCAAATTTCTGACGATGTCGTTAATCGTACCTTTGTCAGTTATATTAAAAACAATCAGCAGTTACCGGGCCAGTTGAACCGGGCACAATTCACGGCAGATCCTTATCAGGCTAGCACCCAAGCTATTGACGGTAACTATCAATTAAATACTGAAACAGAGCGCGTTGCCAACAAAACAACGTGGACTATTGATGATAAAAGCTCTCTGGATATTGGTTTTTCTTTTGAAAACCAACAGCTTTATCATCCGATAGTATCCAAGGTGATGTTGCCGAATGTTAAGGGCGGCCAAAATGATATGTTCAGTATGTTGGTCGATACCAACCAGCAAGACTGGGGTACGTCGGCTCGCTATAATCGGCGTATGGATAACCATGAATTATTAGTGGGTTTGAATTTTGGTACCAATTCGGATAAAGGTGGCAACTATACCAATAATGGCGGTCAGCGTGGTGCGATGACTAATGACATTACCAAGAAAGCCGATAATATCGAAATTTTTGCTCAGGATCATTGGCATCTAACGGATAAATGGACGTTAACACCGGCGTTGCAAGGCGTATTTGCACATCGTGAAGTCAATAACAAACGTTTATCTATTCCTCAAGACGGACAACCTAATTTTATTTTTGCACCCACGCCCAATTTTTATCCCCAAGGCGGTAATCCCAGTAACGACTATGCCGGTATTAATCCCAGTTTAGGCTTAATGTATAACGTGACCCAGAACTCCAGTCTGTATGGTAACGTCAGTCGTTTATTTGCGCCACCAACCAACTATAACATCTCGGATAATATCACTGCAGGTTCAGGTAGTACCAATCTTAAAGCAATGGAAGGAACTTCTATTGAAATAGGTACACGCGGCTTGCAAAAAATCGGTAACCTGAATAATGTAAATTGGGATTTGGCGCTGTATTATTCCTGGCTTAATAATGAAATTCTGTCGACTACTCCTCCGGGCGGTTCACCCATAGCAACAAATTTTAATAATACCATCCATGCCGGTGTTGAAGGTTTAATCGGGGGCTCTTTTGCCCTGGATAAAAATGGCACACATACCATCAAACCGGTATTGAGCTACACCGTCAACCATTTCAATTTTGATGGTGATGCCACTTATGGTAATAATGCTTTACCGGCAGCCCCCGATTATTTCTTGAAAGGCGAGGTGATGTATAACCATGCCAACGGCTACTTTATTGGGCCGACTTTTGACGTGGTCGGTAAGCGCTGGGGAGATTATGCCAATACTTATGCTGTTGACGCCTACAATTTGTTGGGTATGCGTACCGGCTGGTCTAACAGTCATTATAAGGTTTTTGTCGAAGGCCGGAATTTGCTTGATACTGTCTATGTTGCCAATACCAATATTTTGAATACAGCAACATCCGCTGACGCCATGTTAAACGCTGGCGCACCTTTAGCATTCTATGGTGGCGTAGAAATTACTTACTAA
- a CDS encoding amidohydrolase family protein, translated as MKIILLRFLFLAAIVSSPVMALETEQTPLLIHAARVFDGTNMRTNTSVLVINGKVAQIDSRDVFKSSPVKVIDLGDATLLPGFIELHAHLAFQHIPADIVLRHGITTLRDVGGPLHQPYGGDGSLRVLTSGPIITAVNGYPIPGMGADNIAVPVATEEQARATVNKLIAGGAVVIKVALEPGGEVGAPWASGHGHGHEDKPVAEHDDPHHQPAHKTTDSKMAWPLLPENIVKAIVDEAHKHHRKVAAHIGEEKGAELAINAGIDEWAHVPCDVIPEPLLKKAVAQQVKIVTTIDTLSKCPGITHNVNRLAALGAEFLYGAEVAHPDIPWGIDAQELMYMMHMAKMQPLEVLHTATQKAGRYLNIPLLGTIQSGAPADMIAVKGDLAHSFKTLEYPDLVMSGGKIIVNNFVKELPVLR; from the coding sequence TTGAAAATTATATTGTTACGATTTTTATTTTTGGCGGCTATTGTCTCATCTCCGGTAATGGCTTTGGAAACGGAGCAAACTCCTTTACTTATTCATGCCGCCCGGGTTTTTGATGGCACCAACATGAGAACCAATACTTCGGTATTAGTCATTAATGGAAAAGTGGCGCAAATCGATTCGCGTGACGTATTTAAGTCCAGTCCTGTTAAAGTCATTGATTTAGGCGATGCAACCTTGCTGCCTGGTTTTATTGAGCTACACGCGCATCTTGCTTTTCAACATATTCCGGCTGACATTGTTCTACGACATGGGATTACCACGCTTCGAGATGTTGGCGGGCCTTTGCACCAACCTTATGGTGGTGACGGCAGTTTGCGTGTTTTGACGTCAGGCCCGATTATTACTGCAGTAAATGGTTATCCCATTCCCGGTATGGGAGCCGATAATATTGCTGTTCCTGTTGCTACAGAAGAGCAGGCGCGAGCAACCGTGAACAAGTTAATTGCTGGCGGCGCGGTAGTGATTAAGGTGGCTTTGGAACCGGGCGGTGAAGTCGGTGCACCGTGGGCATCAGGTCACGGGCATGGTCATGAAGATAAACCGGTTGCGGAGCATGATGATCCTCATCATCAACCTGCACATAAAACGACTGATTCAAAAATGGCATGGCCGTTATTGCCGGAAAATATAGTTAAAGCGATTGTCGATGAAGCGCATAAACATCACCGTAAAGTGGCCGCACATATTGGTGAAGAAAAAGGTGCCGAGCTTGCCATCAATGCCGGTATTGATGAATGGGCGCACGTTCCTTGTGATGTTATTCCTGAGCCTTTACTAAAGAAAGCCGTCGCTCAACAGGTAAAAATAGTCACTACCATAGATACCTTATCAAAATGTCCGGGTATCACTCACAACGTTAACCGATTGGCAGCGCTGGGTGCCGAGTTTTTATATGGCGCTGAAGTTGCCCATCCCGACATTCCCTGGGGTATTGATGCACAAGAGCTTATGTATATGATGCACATGGCAAAAATGCAGCCGCTGGAGGTTTTGCATACAGCAACACAAAAAGCCGGTCGCTATCTGAATATACCACTGCTGGGAACCATACAAAGCGGTGCACCGGCCGATATGATTGCCGTAAAAGGTGATCTTGCTCACAGTTTTAAAACCTTGGAGTATCCCGATCTGGTTATGTCCGGCGGCAAGATTATCGTCAATAATTTTGTTAAGGAACTGCCTGTTTTACGCTGA
- a CDS encoding cytochrome c, with product MTTPIPRDIPLPLPAPEGFLEILLIVSFLIHILFVHLMVGGSLFSLVCQIRGLKSPDYEKLAYRIMQTVTVNKSLAVVMGVAPLLVINTLYAPQFYASSALIGDMWMAVIPLVTVAFLLAYAHKFWWNHFINIPELHIGIAALETGLFLFIPLIFMTNVNLMLFPEYWPQVKGFFSAMLLPNVLQRYLHFISATILFSSLFFVWWSGRKSFQDEVGFSRLRVISVRRFFYAFAFGATVFQILTGLVVFASLPPQGMSWGFTLLLMLGGLLVLPAMWWMWQNLTYPSHLLDDRVKEITTCFVCAAIIMGIARHDYRENALADHKSAIAEKTANYQAAVKDAGEQAQLTAITQESQTLVPGESAFNLNCAACHHPTLTTVGPALQEIKEIYANNPAGIAAWTKAPGKKRPDTMKMPGFSQLSDDELTAISQYLLSH from the coding sequence ATGACAACCCCTATCCCTCGCGATATTCCATTACCTCTACCAGCTCCGGAAGGGTTTTTGGAAATATTGCTCATTGTGTCATTCCTGATACATATCCTGTTTGTCCATTTAATGGTTGGAGGCTCCTTGTTCAGCCTCGTCTGTCAAATAAGAGGGTTGAAATCGCCCGATTATGAAAAGCTTGCCTACCGCATCATGCAAACGGTCACTGTCAATAAAAGCCTGGCTGTTGTCATGGGCGTAGCGCCACTGTTGGTTATCAACACACTCTATGCTCCACAATTTTATGCGTCCAGTGCATTAATTGGTGACATGTGGATGGCCGTTATTCCCTTGGTAACGGTGGCTTTTTTATTGGCTTATGCGCACAAATTCTGGTGGAATCACTTTATTAATATTCCAGAATTGCATATAGGCATTGCCGCCTTAGAGACCGGATTATTTTTATTTATTCCGCTGATTTTCATGACCAATGTTAATCTAATGCTGTTTCCGGAATATTGGCCGCAAGTCAAAGGCTTCTTTTCTGCCATGTTGCTACCCAATGTTTTACAGCGTTATCTGCATTTTATTTCAGCCACCATACTGTTTAGCTCTTTATTTTTTGTCTGGTGGAGCGGCCGTAAATCTTTTCAAGACGAAGTCGGGTTTAGCAGGCTACGGGTTATTAGTGTGCGCAGATTTTTTTATGCGTTTGCATTTGGGGCCACCGTTTTTCAGATATTAACCGGATTGGTAGTATTCGCGTCATTGCCTCCGCAAGGTATGAGCTGGGGCTTTACTTTATTACTCATGCTGGGTGGCTTGTTGGTTTTACCGGCCATGTGGTGGATGTGGCAAAATCTGACTTATCCCAGCCATCTCCTGGATGATCGCGTAAAAGAAATCACTACCTGCTTTGTCTGTGCAGCCATTATCATGGGTATAGCACGCCATGATTATCGGGAAAATGCCTTGGCTGATCATAAATCGGCAATTGCTGAAAAAACAGCAAACTACCAGGCAGCCGTTAAAGACGCAGGGGAGCAAGCACAATTGACTGCAATAACTCAGGAAAGCCAAACATTGGTTCCCGGTGAAAGTGCATTTAACCTAAATTGCGCAGCTTGTCACCATCCAACATTGACTACGGTTGGCCCGGCATTACAGGAAATTAAAGAAATCTACGCCAACAATCCTGCTGGAATTGCTGCCTGGACTAAAGCGCCGGGTAAAAAGCGTCCAGACACTATGAAAATGCCTGGATTTTCGCAGTTAAGTGATGATGAGTTAACGGCAATAAGTCAATACCTGCTCAGCCATTAA
- a CDS encoding TonB-dependent receptor, which yields MKTKNQMVTGILVVAAITVTPMIAESADEQKASSAKVPSVKAPSVKKSTEVPDKKLPADNTVFELGQMVVTAASTQKLQSTDIITSVDVLNADKIQNQNVLTSYDLFHRMPGVQVTQFNQGTTTGKFSFRGFNGEGNINGVKLLIDGIPSNSNDGNMPFIDAIFPLDIESIEVLRGTNDPRYGLHAIAGNANIFTTQGGNYLKGRVSYGSFDTHDIQTGAGYESGGFSQNYTVSYRATNGYRDHASSEKNSFSGKWFYTPESEKIKVGLIARWSEAEAQESGYLTLEQAKANPTQSMAHNANDSGTRQVGQLSGHLDVNLTDDLFWSTKSYANTLDDQRWVRYSVVESQQERDTNEVQYGGITSLTYHPDISWLDDFSLESGFDVQQQDNKSWRYRNLNRARTSQTRNQDFNFNVYGGYLTAMVKPFKWLKLTPGFRADKVSGDYTNKLVNKSYEVNDYGTIWQPKMGAIITPIEGYSLYGNWGRTFQVAVGAGAYNTNPNPVDIAPSINDGWEVGVKVEPVDWAEGRVAYWKQTATNESSRVLNSAGNDSTLVGATDRQGVDIQLKVQPIKLVSVWTAFSLQEAIVATPKSNPALAGTQIFNTPNYLFSGGIDYQIMPKLKSSLWTTGQSSYYVDEANKKGKFGEYALLNLDIGYQVNKLVDLQFQVKNLTDTYWEYVWYNTTANQTAHAPGDGRAFYGAINVKYDL from the coding sequence ATGAAAACTAAAAATCAAATGGTCACCGGCATTCTGGTAGTGGCCGCTATTACCGTTACGCCAATGATTGCCGAGTCCGCCGATGAGCAGAAAGCCTCATCAGCTAAAGTACCGTCAGTTAAAGCTCCGTCAGTTAAAAAAAGCACAGAAGTACCGGATAAAAAATTGCCGGCTGATAATACGGTCTTTGAATTGGGCCAAATGGTGGTGACAGCGGCATCCACACAAAAATTACAAAGTACGGATATTATTACTTCGGTGGATGTTTTAAATGCCGATAAAATCCAAAACCAAAATGTACTGACCAGTTATGATTTATTTCACCGTATGCCGGGTGTGCAGGTTACCCAATTTAATCAAGGAACTACGACCGGAAAATTTTCTTTCCGGGGCTTCAACGGTGAAGGTAACATTAATGGTGTCAAGCTGTTAATCGATGGCATTCCCAGTAACAGTAATGATGGCAATATGCCTTTTATTGATGCGATATTCCCGTTGGATATTGAATCAATTGAAGTACTTCGCGGCACCAACGATCCTCGCTATGGCCTGCATGCCATTGCGGGTAATGCCAATATATTCACAACTCAGGGCGGCAATTACCTTAAAGGTCGAGTGAGTTATGGCAGCTTTGATACCCATGACATTCAAACCGGTGCAGGTTACGAATCAGGTGGTTTTTCACAAAACTATACGGTGTCATATCGGGCGACCAATGGTTATCGCGATCATGCCTCTTCGGAAAAAAACAGTTTTTCAGGTAAATGGTTTTATACGCCTGAAAGTGAAAAAATTAAAGTAGGGCTGATTGCCAGATGGAGTGAAGCTGAAGCACAAGAATCCGGATATTTGACGCTCGAACAAGCTAAAGCCAATCCAACCCAGTCCATGGCTCATAATGCCAACGATAGTGGTACCCGGCAAGTTGGCCAACTGAGTGGCCATCTGGATGTTAATTTAACGGATGATCTGTTTTGGTCGACTAAAAGTTATGCCAATACCCTTGATGATCAGCGTTGGGTACGCTATAGCGTTGTCGAATCGCAGCAAGAACGAGATACCAATGAAGTCCAGTATGGCGGTATTACTTCACTGACCTACCACCCCGATATTTCCTGGTTGGATGATTTCTCCCTGGAATCGGGTTTTGATGTTCAGCAACAAGATAACAAAAGCTGGCGGTACAGAAATTTAAATCGTGCCAGAACATCGCAAACCCGCAATCAGGATTTTAATTTCAATGTTTATGGCGGCTATTTGACGGCCATGGTTAAACCTTTTAAATGGTTAAAATTGACGCCAGGTTTTCGTGCTGACAAGGTTAGCGGTGATTATACCAATAAGTTGGTTAATAAATCGTATGAGGTCAATGATTACGGTACTATCTGGCAACCTAAAATGGGCGCGATTATTACTCCAATAGAAGGTTACAGTCTTTATGGTAATTGGGGGCGGACTTTTCAGGTTGCCGTTGGTGCCGGTGCTTATAATACCAATCCCAATCCTGTTGATATTGCGCCGTCAATTAATGATGGCTGGGAAGTGGGTGTTAAAGTCGAGCCTGTCGATTGGGCCGAAGGACGTGTAGCGTACTGGAAGCAAACAGCGACTAATGAGTCGAGTCGGGTTCTTAACAGTGCGGGTAACGATTCCACACTTGTTGGTGCCACTGATCGGCAAGGGGTTGATATACAGCTTAAAGTCCAACCAATTAAGTTGGTTAGTGTGTGGACTGCTTTTTCCTTACAGGAAGCTATTGTTGCTACACCCAAAAGTAATCCGGCACTGGCAGGAACCCAAATTTTCAATACGCCAAATTACTTGTTTTCCGGCGGTATAGATTATCAAATAATGCCCAAGCTAAAATCATCCCTGTGGACAACAGGACAGAGTAGCTATTATGTTGATGAGGCAAATAAAAAAGGTAAATTTGGTGAATATGCCTTGTTAAATCTGGATATCGGTTATCAGGTAAACAAGCTGGTTGATTTACAGTTTCAGGTGAAAAACCTGACAGATACCTATTGGGAATACGTTTGGTATAATACGACCGCCAATCAAACTGCCCATGCGCCCGGTGATGGTCGTGCCTTTTATGGGGCCATTAATGTTAAATACGATTTATAA